In Fusobacterium hwasookii, a single window of DNA contains:
- a CDS encoding translocation/assembly module TamB domain-containing protein, with protein sequence MLNTLKKIPKKISIPLFIFAVIVFIITAILLNLEKIVEKVSSRFINGRVVIEDIDLSFSKPVIKNITLYDDKNNVLFNSPEVTANISFKNLKQGRIDELNINSAIVNVVRDKDGVINFTKLSKTKSEEKPKNPLNKVVVSNARVNYEDYTFPTKLERKVENINATVTASKQKLVEIAHINIEDENIQLETLFKDESNDKLASLQGELRIDKFLLDKDLLKSLVNNKKIHFSDVNIISDLSFKTDKTVKNTYITGNLDIISEFFRYDDIDSDIKNIRLSSKFNGRDGEANLGLNIFGKNKDFSLAYKDEELNSVITFDRVDESILNKIVPIREKKLDLKNINLEDIKTIVHYSDNRGLSIKTTMKPNNSEFKGIELNDFNLYMSSKAGKNNLSARILTKIKGIPENLSLSVENQKDNTDVILALKSPIKDNIVPDINVKAKIENKKDILKANIDSNIVDFNVDYNKDKKLTKVYGDKFTINYDVDKKKLTNGEGRIPFELYHTANYLDFVAKNNKIQIKELKLADKTNKNSYFIAKGNANLDNGEFNIDYEGNSASIKRKFKENDIILSFDGKGKVENKNNILSSYGQINDLSLEYIGKIEKINGTYDLKKVGKNVEANVNTKIASIGYDKYDFKNFNLGVNYSGNQVKIKDFSNNLISLKGDYDIKNQKVNASLSVDRITNKDVAFDKAEFVLENLKANVEGDIKNLQGAVDLGSTVVTLPKGDFIRITGNASIKNSIVNISGINLDNNLITGKYNLKDKNLDLKVSLSEKHLEKYYGGKDLGYILYGQIDVKGVAGKIKAIAKGRATNFEKKLPDLAYDVEYNAENYSDGILSISGLDIIDKKYGDLLGVKGQINLKEKTLDIRNKNKQMDLVKLQGILGNPNIRGTVNTDLVINGTFDNPSYKLNIYSSETSIKTFKINDISIDLTGDKEKANLNKLNLDIYKNLIVGNGYYDIKNKTYSVIVKSNNKIDVSKFQPFFTPYGIENVKGKIVLNVEVNEKTEKGYINLENISLESTKAKLKLANFNGPISFNGRNIKIENIKANLNNSPLDIDGFVDFTDFASLPKDDLIRTLPYKLHFKMNNFNYFYPEVIKLSASTELTITNEEVYGNLIIKDATIYDIPNNYYRDFSSLIREQLRKRRTDVASTKKQDKQSKTDKEKVEEIQRMLNKLTPIDFVVRTEKPILIDMDNFNIAVPEIYGKLYVDLNLNGKKGKYYITGESELKEGYFFVGTNEFQVDRALAVFNENVPLPEINPNIFFESTIEMDDEEYHFSTIGKVNQLRYEISSRTAKVGGDLSALIVNPNADDNIYAYGQGNEIFITFMKNLIAGQVGQIVFGNTTRYIKRKFDLTKFIIRPEVKIYNSDSSVNRIGGITDNRGLNPEIYNVNIKLEAKDNIYKDKLFWKANVRIIGTGKDVIKNQTMKVDSKVREYDVGLEYKVDDSKTIEIGVGTVPDKYRTDLDKDYRKPNYHIGFKFRKRYRDFSEIFSF encoded by the coding sequence ATGTTAAATACATTAAAAAAGATTCCAAAAAAAATTTCAATACCTTTATTTATATTCGCAGTAATAGTTTTTATTATTACTGCTATTTTGCTTAACTTAGAAAAAATAGTTGAAAAAGTAAGTAGTAGATTTATTAATGGTAGAGTTGTTATTGAGGATATTGATTTATCATTTTCAAAACCTGTTATAAAAAATATAACTCTGTATGATGATAAAAATAATGTGCTATTTAACTCACCAGAAGTTACTGCTAATATTAGTTTTAAAAATTTAAAACAAGGAAGAATAGATGAGTTAAATATAAATTCAGCTATTGTAAATGTAGTTAGAGATAAAGATGGAGTAATAAATTTTACTAAATTATCTAAAACCAAAAGTGAAGAAAAACCTAAAAACCCACTTAATAAAGTGGTAGTTTCTAATGCAAGAGTAAATTATGAAGACTACACTTTTCCTACTAAACTTGAAAGAAAAGTAGAAAATATTAATGCTACTGTAACTGCAAGTAAGCAGAAATTGGTAGAAATAGCACATATCAATATAGAAGATGAAAATATACAATTAGAAACTCTTTTTAAAGATGAAAGTAATGATAAACTTGCTTCTTTACAAGGGGAATTAAGAATAGATAAATTTTTACTTGATAAAGACTTATTAAAAAGTCTTGTAAATAATAAAAAAATACATTTTTCAGATGTAAATATAATATCAGATTTATCTTTTAAGACTGATAAAACTGTAAAAAATACATATATAACTGGGAATTTAGATATAATTTCAGAATTTTTTAGATATGATGATATAGATAGTGATATTAAAAATATAAGATTATCTAGTAAATTTAATGGCAGAGATGGGGAAGCAAACTTAGGATTAAATATATTTGGAAAGAATAAGGATTTTTCCTTAGCGTACAAAGATGAAGAATTAAATTCAGTAATAACATTTGATAGAGTTGATGAAAGTATATTAAATAAGATTGTTCCTATAAGAGAAAAAAAATTAGATTTAAAAAATATAAATCTAGAAGATATAAAGACAATAGTTCACTATTCAGATAATAGAGGTTTAAGCATAAAAACAACTATGAAGCCTAATAATTCTGAATTTAAAGGGATAGAGCTAAATGATTTTAATTTATATATGAGTTCAAAGGCTGGTAAAAATAACCTTAGTGCTAGAATTTTAACTAAAATTAAAGGAATACCTGAAAACTTATCATTGAGTGTGGAAAATCAAAAAGATAATACAGATGTTATCTTAGCCTTGAAATCACCAATTAAAGATAATATAGTTCCAGATATCAATGTAAAAGCAAAGATTGAAAATAAAAAAGATATTTTAAAAGCCAATATTGACTCAAATATTGTTGATTTTAATGTGGACTATAATAAAGATAAAAAATTGACTAAAGTTTATGGAGATAAATTTACAATAAATTATGATGTAGATAAGAAAAAATTAACAAATGGAGAAGGAAGAATACCATTTGAGCTATATCATACAGCTAATTATTTAGATTTTGTTGCTAAGAATAACAAAATTCAAATAAAAGAATTAAAGTTAGCAGATAAAACAAATAAAAATAGTTACTTTATTGCAAAGGGAAATGCTAATTTAGATAATGGAGAATTTAACATAGATTATGAGGGAAACTCTGCTTCAATTAAAAGAAAGTTTAAAGAAAATGATATAATCTTATCTTTTGATGGAAAAGGAAAAGTAGAAAATAAAAATAATATTTTAAGCTCATATGGACAAATAAATGATTTAAGTCTTGAATATATTGGAAAAATAGAAAAAATAAATGGGACATATGATTTAAAAAAGGTTGGTAAAAATGTAGAAGCTAATGTAAATACTAAAATAGCTTCAATAGGCTATGATAAGTATGACTTTAAAAATTTTAATCTTGGTGTAAACTATTCTGGAAATCAAGTAAAAATTAAAGATTTTTCTAATAATTTAATTTCTTTAAAAGGGGATTATGATATTAAAAATCAAAAAGTTAATGCTAGCCTTTCAGTGGATAGAATTACAAATAAAGATGTAGCTTTTGATAAGGCAGAATTTGTTTTAGAAAATTTAAAAGCTAATGTAGAAGGAGATATAAAAAATCTTCAAGGAGCTGTTGACTTAGGAAGTACAGTTGTAACCCTACCTAAGGGAGACTTTATAAGAATAACAGGAAATGCAAGTATTAAAAATAGTATAGTTAATATCAGTGGAATTAATTTAGATAATAACCTTATAACTGGAAAATATAATTTAAAAGATAAAAACTTAGATTTGAAAGTTTCTTTAAGTGAAAAACATTTGGAAAAATACTATGGTGGAAAAGACTTAGGCTATATACTTTATGGACAAATAGATGTTAAGGGAGTGGCAGGAAAAATAAAGGCTATTGCTAAGGGAAGGGCTACTAACTTTGAAAAGAAATTACCAGATTTAGCCTATGATGTAGAGTATAATGCAGAAAATTATTCAGATGGTATTCTTTCAATAAGTGGACTTGATATTATTGATAAGAAATATGGAGATTTACTTGGTGTAAAAGGGCAAATTAATTTAAAAGAAAAAACTTTGGATATAAGAAATAAAAATAAACAGATGGATTTAGTAAAACTACAAGGAATATTGGGTAATCCTAATATAAGAGGTACAGTAAATACAGATCTTGTTATAAATGGTACTTTTGATAATCCAAGTTATAAATTAAATATTTATTCATCAGAAACAAGTATAAAAACTTTTAAAATAAATGATATCTCTATAGATTTAACAGGAGATAAAGAAAAAGCAAATCTAAATAAATTAAATTTAGATATTTATAAAAATTTAATAGTGGGTAATGGATATTATGACATAAAAAATAAAACTTATAGTGTTATAGTGAAGTCCAATAATAAGATTGATGTTTCAAAATTTCAGCCATTCTTTACACCTTATGGTATAGAAAATGTTAAGGGTAAAATAGTTTTAAATGTTGAAGTAAATGAAAAAACTGAAAAAGGTTATATAAATCTTGAAAATATAAGTTTAGAGTCAACAAAAGCAAAATTAAAGTTAGCAAACTTTAATGGACCAATTAGTTTTAATGGAAGAAATATTAAAATAGAAAATATAAAGGCAAATTTAAATAATTCTCCATTAGATATTGATGGATTTGTTGATTTTACAGATTTTGCAAGTTTACCAAAAGATGATTTGATAAGAACTCTGCCATATAAATTACATTTTAAAATGAATAATTTTAATTATTTTTACCCTGAAGTAATAAAATTAAGTGCTAGTACAGAATTAACTATTACTAATGAGGAAGTTTATGGTAATTTAATTATAAAAGATGCAACTATTTATGATATACCTAACAATTATTATAGAGATTTCTCCTCACTAATAAGAGAACAGTTAAGAAAAAGAAGAACAGATGTGGCTTCAACTAAAAAGCAGGATAAACAGTCTAAGACTGATAAAGAGAAAGTAGAAGAAATCCAAAGAATGTTGAATAAGCTAACACCAATAGATTTTGTTGTAAGAACAGAAAAACCTATACTTATTGATATGGATAATTTCAATATAGCTGTTCCAGAAATATATGGAAAGTTATATGTTGACCTTAACCTAAATGGTAAAAAAGGAAAATATTATATAACAGGAGAAAGTGAACTAAAAGAAGGATATTTCTTTGTAGGAACAAATGAATTCCAAGTTGATAGAGCTTTAGCTGTCTTTAATGAAAATGTTCCTTTACCAGAAATTAACCCAAATATTTTCTTTGAAAGTACAATAGAAATGGATGATGAAGAATATCATTTCAGTACTATTGGAAAAGTAAACCAATTAAGATATGAAATATCATCAAGAACAGCTAAAGTAGGAGGAGATTTATCTGCTTTAATTGTAAACCCAAATGCTGATGACAATATATATGCTTATGGACAAGGTAATGAAATATTTATAACATTTATGAAAAACCTAATTGCTGGTCAAGTAGGACAAATAGTTTTTGGAAATACAACAAGATATATAAAAAGAAAATTTGATTTAACAAAATTTATTATAAGACCAGAAGTAAAAATATATAATTCAGATTCTAGTGTAAATAGAATAGGTGGAATAACAGATAATAGAGGATTGAATCCTGAAATATACAATGTTAACATAAAATTGGAAGCTAAGGATAATATCTATAAAGATAAATTATTCTGGAAAGCTAATGTAAGAATTATTGGAACTGGAAAAGATGTGATAAAAAATCAAACTATGAAAGTTGATAGTAAAGTCAGAGAATATGATGTTGGCTTGGAATATAAAGTTGATGATAGTAAGACAATAGAAATTGGAGTTGGGACTGTTCCTGATAAATATAGAACAGATCTAGATAAAGATTATAGAAAGCCTAATTATCACATAGGATTTAAATTTAGAAAGAGATACAGAGATTTTTCAGAAATATTTTCTTTTTAG